A window from Leptothermofonsia sichuanensis E412 encodes these proteins:
- a CDS encoding ABC transporter permease has protein sequence MLQTLWSDSLTIFWGDWLDLRVRITQVMASGLVSPLIYIVGFGLGLGSALDRAVTPAAGNSYLEFILPGMVALSSMVISFGGTTFSICGDRIFSKTFEELMLVPVHPLALYLGKMMAGIVRGLLTSGSVILVAILFTGRIWSFVNPLFLLVLVLNCAVFAGLGVIVGLSVQSLESVGIYNNFVIVPMSFLGATFFDPATLPVILKAIVYLLPLTYTSLGLRAAAYLPLAQFPWYSIPILLAIAIVLSAIGAYKFSHQQD, from the coding sequence GTGCTTCAGACCCTTTGGAGCGACTCCCTCACCATCTTCTGGGGAGACTGGCTGGATCTACGAGTCAGAATTACTCAGGTGATGGCTTCCGGGCTGGTATCGCCCCTGATTTATATTGTGGGATTTGGCCTGGGATTGGGCAGTGCTCTGGACCGGGCAGTCACGCCGGCAGCGGGGAACTCTTACCTGGAGTTCATTTTGCCGGGAATGGTGGCCCTTTCCTCCATGGTGATTAGTTTCGGTGGGACGACATTTTCCATCTGTGGGGATCGCATCTTCAGCAAAACCTTTGAAGAACTGATGCTGGTGCCGGTTCATCCCCTGGCACTATACCTCGGCAAAATGATGGCAGGAATTGTGCGTGGGTTGCTGACATCCGGTTCAGTAATTCTGGTGGCGATTCTTTTTACTGGCAGAATCTGGAGTTTCGTAAATCCCCTGTTTCTGCTGGTACTGGTGCTGAACTGCGCTGTTTTCGCCGGGCTGGGTGTGATTGTAGGGTTGAGCGTTCAGTCGCTGGAAAGCGTCGGTATTTACAACAACTTTGTGATTGTGCCCATGTCATTTCTGGGGGCTACATTTTTTGATCCGGCAACGTTGCCAGTGATTCTCAAAGCTATCGTTTACCTGTTACCCCTCACCTATACCAGCCTGGGGCTGAGAGCCGCTGCCTACCTGCCCCTGGCTCAGTTCCCCTGGTATTCCATCCCGATTTTGCTGGCGATCGCGATTGTCCTATCTGCCATTGGGGCTTACAAATTTTCTCACCAGCAGGATTAG
- a CDS encoding SRPBCC family protein, which produces MTATLSSPVYSPTLKPLQDNPRLPALLKGEILLTTQSHTDWGAAVNARLYLPVERAIAWEQLTDYPQWVNYFPAITRSDVLHQDDVAGTRTIKRLYQVASKNFFLFTANADIYLKAVETRQQRVQFYLESGSFNDFYADLYLQDHGKGTLLSYFVQATPSIPVPSMFIQQAIQLDLPDNLKNMRRVLCR; this is translated from the coding sequence ATGACCGCCACTTTATCCAGCCCTGTCTACTCTCCCACTCTAAAACCACTTCAAGACAATCCCCGTCTGCCAGCCCTGCTCAAAGGCGAAATCCTGCTGACAACCCAATCCCACACCGATTGGGGCGCGGCTGTGAATGCCCGCCTGTATCTGCCTGTTGAACGGGCGATCGCCTGGGAACAGTTGACTGACTATCCCCAATGGGTCAACTACTTCCCTGCCATTACACGCAGCGATGTGCTCCATCAAGATGACGTTGCAGGCACCAGGACAATCAAACGCCTTTACCAGGTTGCCAGCAAAAACTTTTTCCTCTTTACGGCCAACGCAGATATTTATCTCAAGGCCGTTGAAACCAGACAACAGCGAGTTCAGTTTTACCTGGAGTCAGGCAGTTTCAATGATTTCTATGCCGATTTGTACCTGCAAGACCACGGGAAGGGTACTCTCCTGAGTTATTTCGTCCAGGCAACTCCAAGTATTCCAGTGCCCTCCATGTTCATTCAACAGGCCATTCAGCTTGACTTACCAGACAACCTGAAAAATATGCGCCGGGTTCTGTGTCGGTAG
- the folK gene encoding 2-amino-4-hydroxy-6-hydroxymethyldihydropteridine diphosphokinase, whose translation MNFQTGEGASGLSHSLENPVPAAIALGSNLGDSLTTLESALEVLGQTPGILLEARSHWYRTKAVGPPQPNYLNGCALLSVILTPQALLQVLLQIEATFGRVRRERNGPRTLDLDLLLFDNWVLETSDLQIPHPRMRERAFVLVPLAEIAPDWVEPVSRKAIAELVQTVDCSEVIKLDQWKKP comes from the coding sequence ATGAATTTTCAGACTGGTGAAGGAGCCTCCGGGCTATCCCATTCGTTGGAAAACCCTGTTCCTGCGGCGATCGCCCTTGGCAGTAATTTGGGAGATTCACTGACCACGCTGGAATCTGCACTTGAAGTATTGGGTCAGACGCCAGGGATTTTACTGGAAGCCCGATCTCACTGGTACCGGACAAAGGCAGTGGGTCCCCCCCAGCCTAATTACCTGAATGGTTGTGCCCTGCTTTCAGTCATTCTGACTCCCCAGGCGCTCTTGCAGGTGCTGCTGCAAATCGAGGCAACATTCGGGCGTGTCCGGCGAGAACGGAATGGACCCAGAACCCTGGATCTGGATTTGTTATTGTTTGATAATTGGGTGCTGGAAACGTCTGATCTCCAGATTCCCCATCCCCGGATGAGAGAACGGGCCTTTGTACTGGTGCCCCTGGCAGAAATTGCTCCCGACTGGGTAGAACCAGTTTCAAGAAAGGCGATCGCGGAACTCGTCCAAACGGTAGACTGTTCAGAGGTTATCAAACTCGATCAGTGGAAGAAACCATAA
- a CDS encoding NUDIX hydrolase, translating into MPYGGEPPQLLKRRFTYEGRKFGFESARLRLPNRTEGEWECIRHPGGALAVPVTAKGKFVLVRQYRFTVQGRLLEFPAGTLEPNESPLATIQREIEEETGYRSHRWQKLGEFFVAPGYSDEIIYAFLAQDLELLDNPPEQDSDEDLEPVLMTAEEVEKAIHTGDLADAKSITAFLLARPYL; encoded by the coding sequence ATGCCTTACGGTGGAGAACCGCCCCAACTTCTAAAACGACGTTTTACCTACGAGGGACGGAAGTTTGGCTTTGAGTCCGCCCGTCTGCGTCTACCAAACCGGACAGAGGGAGAATGGGAATGTATCCGTCACCCTGGGGGGGCGCTGGCAGTACCCGTCACGGCTAAGGGAAAGTTTGTTCTGGTGCGGCAGTACCGCTTCACCGTACAGGGGCGGCTACTTGAGTTTCCGGCAGGGACGCTGGAACCGAATGAAAGCCCCTTAGCAACCATTCAGCGCGAGATCGAGGAGGAAACAGGATATCGTTCTCACCGCTGGCAAAAATTGGGTGAGTTTTTTGTGGCTCCTGGTTATTCCGATGAGATTATCTATGCCTTCCTGGCACAGGATTTAGAACTGCTGGACAATCCCCCAGAACAGGACAGCGATGAGGATCTGGAACCTGTGCTGATGACTGCGGAAGAAGTTGAAAAAGCCATCCATACCGGGGATTTAGCCGATGCCAAGTCTATCACCGCTTTTTTGCTGGCGCGCCCCTACTTGTAA